AAATCTTTATAACTATAGGCCCCAAGAGCTTGTAGCCAGTAACTCCATTTGGAGATTCTTTCATCTCTACCTGAGCAAGGAAATCCAAATGCAATTTCAGGGGTAATAGAGAAGCTTTCATATAAGTGAAACTCAGTACCGATGCTAATATAAGGATTGAAGTCAAATTTATCTGTAGAGCCAGACTCATCTGTCTGGGCCTTGCCTAGAAATTGGGTAAGGCTGCCGGCCCCTGCGTAGAAGTCTTTAATGGCCAGAAATTTATCTTCTTTAATGACAGTTTCTGCCGCAAAGCTAGACATTGAATAATATGCGATTAACGCGATAAGATATAGTTTTTTCATTCGAATATTGTGATAAATCTTAAAGGGTCTGACAATGAATATTTGGGTATTCAAAAGAGAAGAAAGCATTTATCATTACTAGTAAATTTTGATCAAGGAAAAGACCATGTTTGAAAACTATAAAACACCGAAAGAACTTATACCTAGTGACCCTCGATTTGGTTGTGGCCCATCTCTAATCCCAGTGGATTTCTTAGAAAAACTTGCTGCGACAGGTCCAAACTTATTGGGAACTTCTCATAGAAAACCAGCTGTTAAAAATCTCGTTAAAGAGGTTCAAGAAGGTTTAACTAAATTCTTTAATGTTCCAAGCGACTATCTTGTTGTTCTGGGTAATGGAGGAGCTACTTTCTTCTTCGATATGATTGCCCTTGGATTAGTTGACAAGAAGGCCGCTCACTTTACTTGTGGAGAGTTTTCTTCAAAGTGGTTTAAAGCAAGTAAGGATGTTCCTTGGATTGATGCCCAGGAAATCAAGTCGGAATACGGAGACGGAGTTAGAGCTGAAAATATTGCTGACGCAGATCTTGTAGCTGTTACTTTAAACGAAACATCTACTGGTGTTCAGTTAGAAAGCTTGCCAACAGTTGATGCTGATACACTTCTATGTGTAGACGCCACAAGTGGAGCTGGACAGATTAGATGTGATATCTCTAAGACTGATGTTTTCTTCTTTTCTCCACAAAAAGTTTTTGCTTCTGAGGGGGGATTATTTGTGGCCTTTATGTCACCAAAAGCTCTTAAGAGGGCAGCTGAGATAGAGAAGAGATCAGATCGTTATATTCCTGGAATCATGAGTTTTGATGCTGCAATTTCAAATTCTGAAAAAAATCAAACTTATAATACTCCTTCAATTTCAACTCTCTTTTTCTTAAATGAGCAAGTGAAGCTTATGAATGAATTTGGTGGTTATGAAAAAGCTTGTGA
Above is a genomic segment from Halobacteriovorax sp. HLS containing:
- a CDS encoding aminotransferase class V-fold PLP-dependent enzyme; this encodes MFENYKTPKELIPSDPRFGCGPSLIPVDFLEKLAATGPNLLGTSHRKPAVKNLVKEVQEGLTKFFNVPSDYLVVLGNGGATFFFDMIALGLVDKKAAHFTCGEFSSKWFKASKDVPWIDAQEIKSEYGDGVRAENIADADLVAVTLNETSTGVQLESLPTVDADTLLCVDATSGAGQIRCDISKTDVFFFSPQKVFASEGGLFVAFMSPKALKRAAEIEKRSDRYIPGIMSFDAAISNSEKNQTYNTPSISTLFFLNEQVKLMNEFGGYEKACEYADKKAQLLYSWAEEKPYLSCYVAESKYRSRAVATIDVDDKYNAEDIIAAFTKEGTVNGIDAYRKLGKNQFRISMFHNVKFEDLEKLTKMISLAIES